A single Cyclopterus lumpus isolate fCycLum1 chromosome 3, fCycLum1.pri, whole genome shotgun sequence DNA region contains:
- the gas6 gene encoding growth arrest-specific protein 6, producing MRLTPTASLGPGALLILLLVRWSDSISLSPQEANQFLSRHRRANQVFEETKQGHLERECVEEKCSKEEAREVFENDPETDYFYPKYLACMEKFGDAEKKKQDLITCVHNIPDQCSPSPCNAGGTVRCEDKKGDFLCHCFTGWAGARCDQDVNECSKRNGGCDHECNNTMGSYRCSCHQGYMLVGRHMCNDMDECKDPGVCGTARCENIEGSYDCLCDVGYVYDNETKSCVDVDECDAGVCAEECLNTPGSFRCFCDGRQGMKLSQDLRSCKPITPCMSPSLKRNSRSLYLGRMFSGVPVVRLRFRRRIQTGFSAEFDFRSYDPEGVIFFAGGHINSSWIVLAMHHGKLELQLKYGTVSRVTSSGPLVNDGQWRKISVEEQGRSLVIKIDREAVMKIAVNGDLFTLKKGMHELNLTVGGVPFREDGLVNQVNPRLDGCMKEWRWLTGEDTSIQETIRSNDNMQCFSTENPGSYYPGTGFALFNISYESHNLSVQLTLRPTSAIGVLFALVHQDRVPLSIALANYHPGTDEWRDFVLVSVGDVIIASSPAPLCDGESHEIHVTISGNQTLLLVDGHSGRSENTEIPFDSVSQSSTFIGGLPDVSLVSTLVSAPYSGCMEVSVNGQSLDLDQAIHKHNDIRSHSCPLLDSHQ from the exons tttcgCTGTCTCCCCAAGAGGCGAACCAGTTTCTGAGCAGACACCGGAGAGCGAATCAAGTTTTCGAGGAGACAAAGCAAGGACACTTGGAGAGGGAGTGTGTGGAGGAGAAGTGCAGCAAAGAAGAGGCCAGAGAAGTGTTTGAAAACGACCCGGAGACG GACTACTTCTATCCCAAATATTTAG ccTGCATGGAGAAGTTTGGAGATGCCGAAAAGAAGAAACAGGATCTGATTACATGTGTTCACA ATATTCCAGACCAAtgctctccttctccctgtAATGCCGGAGGTACGGTGCGCTGCGAGGACAAAAAGGGTGACTTCCTCTGTCACTGTTTCACAGGCTGGGCAGGAGCCAGATGTGATCAAG ATGTCAACGAGTGCAGCAAGCGAAATGGAGGGTGTGACCACGAGTGCAACAACACTATGGGCAGTTACCGCTGCTCCTGTCACCAAGGCTACATGTTGGTAGGACGCCACATGTGTAATG ATATGGATGAGTGTAAGGACCCAGGTGTCTGTGGAACTGCACGGTGTGAGAATATAGAGGGCAGCTATGATTGCTTGTGCGATGTCGGCTATGTCTACGACAACGAAACCAAGAGCTGTgttg ATGTGGATGAGTGTGATGCGGGTGTGTGTGCGGAGGAGTGTCTGAACACTCCGGGGAGTTTCCGTTGCTTCTGTGACGGTCGTCAGGGCATGAAGCTGAGCCAGGACCTCAGGAGCTGTAAG cCTATCACTCCCTGCATGTCGCCGTCTCTGAAGAGGAACTCTCGTTCCCTCTACCTTGGCCGCATGTTCAGCGGTGTGCCTGTGGTCCGGCTGCGTTTCCGCCGGAGGATTCAAACTGG CTTTTCTGCAGAGTTTGACTTCCGCAGCTACGACCCTGAGGGGGTGATCTTCTTTGCCGGAGGTCACATAAACAGCTCATGGATTGTTCTGGCAATGCACCATGGGAAACTGGAACTACAGCTTAAATACGGCACCGTCAGCAGGGTCACCAGCAGCGGACCCCTCGTTAATGATGGCCAGTGGAGAAAG ATCTCGGTGGAGGAGCAGGGCCGGAGTCTAGTGATAAAGATTGACAGGGAGGCCGTCATGAAGATTGCAGTCAACGGTGATCTGTTTACGCTCAAGAAAGGCATGCACGAACTCAACCTCACCGTGGGAGGAGTCCCTTTCAGAGAGGACGGCCTCGTCAATCAG GTGAATCCCCGTCTGGATGGCTGTATGAAGGAGTGGAGGTGGTTGACTGGTGAAGATACGTCCATACAAGAAACCATTCGCTCCAACGACAACATGCAGTGTTTCAGCACGGAGAACCCTGGATCGTATTACCCCGGCACAGGCTTCGCTCTCTTCAACATCAGCTATG AGTCACACAACCTGAGCGTACAGTTGACCCTGCGTCCAACTTCTGCGATCGGAGTGCTGTTTGCACTGGTTCACCAGGACAGAGTCCCTCTCTCCATCGCTCTGGCCAACTATCATCCCGGCACTGATGAATGGAGAGAT TTTGTTCTGGTATCTGTCGGTGATGTCATCATTGCCAGCTCTCCTGCCCCCCTGTGTGACGGCGAGAGTCATGAAATCCACGTGACGATCTCAGGCAACCAAACCCTGCTGCTGGTCGATGGTCATTCTGGACGTAGTGAAAACACCGAAATTCCTTTTGACTCTGTGTCACAGTCCAGCACCTTCATCGGAGGCCTCCctg ATGTCTCTCTGGTGTCCACGCTGGTGTCGGCGCCCTACAGCGGCTGTATGGAGGTCAGTGTTAACGGACAGTCTCTGGACTTGGACCAGGCCATCCACAAACACAATGACATCCGCTCACACtcctgccccctgctggactcTCACCAGTGA